A region of Rattus rattus isolate New Zealand chromosome 7, Rrattus_CSIRO_v1, whole genome shotgun sequence DNA encodes the following proteins:
- the Ankrd9 gene encoding ankyrin repeat domain-containing protein 9 produces MPWDTRPGRSANGGPEGPGAARLRVQKQCRKSSFAFYLAVRDLLPVWLLEDMRASEAFHWDERGRAAAYSPSEALLYALVHDHQAYAHYLLATFPRRALAPPSAGFRCCTAPGPHVALAVRYNRVGILRRILRTVQDFPVEERVRLLDRRGCSRVEGGGTSLHVACELARPECLFLLLGHGASPSLRDGSGFTPLELLLHQLNQDASSAPTAAEAASATVPAATANTTSSGEVCQRRLLLLDLLALYTPGGVVGPARCELLGDRLRWQRLLGEDKFQWLAGLAPPSLFVRAMQVLVTTISPGRFPEALDELPLPPFLQPLDLSGKG; encoded by the coding sequence ATGCCGTGGGACACCAGGCCTGGACGCAGCGCCAACGGAGGGCCGGAGGGTCCGGGCGCAGCTCGCTTGCGGGTGCAGAAGCAGTGCCGGAAGTCATCCTTCGCTTTCTACCTGGCAGTGCGAGATCTGCTGCCAGTGTGGCTACTCGAGGACATGCGTGCCAGCGAAGCCTTCCACTGGGACGAGCGTGGGCGCGCTGCCGCATATTCGCCATCAGAGGCCCTGCTCTACGCGCTCGTGCACGACCACCAAGCCTATGCTCACTACCTGCTGGCTACCTTCCCTCGCCGAGCACTCGCCCCACCCAGCGCAGGCTTCCGCTGCTGCACCGCGCCCGGACCGCACGTGGCGTTGGCGGTGCGCTACAATCGCGTGGGCATCCTGCGCCGCATCCTGCGAACCGTGCAGGACTTCCCAGTCGAAGAGCGCGTGCGCCTCCTGGACCGGCGTGGCTGCAGCCGCGTGGAGGGCGGTGGTACGTCGCTGCACGTGGCCTGCGAGCTGGCGCGCCCTGAGTGCCTCTTTCTGCTGCTTGGCCACGGGGCATCTCCAAGCCTTAGAGACGGCAGTGGCTTTACACCACTAGAGCTGCTGCTGCATCAGCTGAACCAGGACGCCAGCTCAGCCCCTACTGCTGCTGAGGCTGCCTCTGCCACTGTCCCTGCCGCCACCGCCAACACCACTTCATCAGGGGAGGTGTGCCAGCGTCGCCTGCTGCTCCTTGACCTGCTAGCGCTGTACACCCCGGGGGGCGTCGTAGGCCCAGCTCGATGTGAACTGCTAGGAGACCGGCTACGCTGGCAGCGGCTACTGGGTGAGGACAAGTTCCAGTGGCTAGCGGGGCTGGCGCCACCCTCCCTCTTTGTCcgtgccatgcaggtgctggtcACTACCATCTCACCTGGCCGCTTCCCGGAGGCCTTGGATGAGCTGCCTCTGCCACCCTTTTTGCAGCCCTTGGACCTCTCGGGCAAGGGTTAG